One genomic window of Gammaproteobacteria bacterium includes the following:
- the dotB gene encoding Dot/Icm type IV secretion system ATPase DotB, translating to MSSEYQYPNEPHRFTSHHIEQLLAFCTEKGASDITLQTAEPIIAEIHGKLYKITRRKLSNGEVSDILNGIYGPNGTTQVLSGQDVDTHYEFRPTRSSRFRFRVNGTGCQVEGHAGIQLTLRTIPTYPPDLSTLNLPKPVLDAIAPEDGVVYVCGATGSGKSTLLAAIIKEIAKDPNSHRKILTYEAPIEFVFDAIDKPTAIVSQSEIPMHLPSFAAGVRNALRRKPRLILVGESRDTETISAVLEAALTGHPVYTTVHSNGVAETLRRLVGAFPPEELQARTIDIIETIRLVIWQKLVPTVDGKRVALREYLVFDEDTRDQLLSVDPEKVTAITRRLVNERGQPMIKDAEQKFNEGIISEREYNLLVRSSRSSESG from the coding sequence ATGAGCTCAGAATATCAATACCCCAATGAACCCCATCGCTTTACCTCGCATCATATCGAGCAGCTATTGGCGTTCTGCACAGAAAAAGGTGCTTCCGATATCACCTTACAAACTGCCGAACCCATCATTGCTGAAATACACGGAAAACTCTATAAAATTACCCGACGCAAACTCTCAAATGGTGAAGTCAGCGATATTTTAAATGGCATTTATGGTCCAAATGGTACCACTCAAGTTTTAAGCGGTCAGGACGTAGATACGCATTATGAATTCAGACCCACTCGCAGCAGCCGCTTCCGCTTTCGTGTCAATGGCACTGGGTGTCAAGTCGAAGGTCATGCCGGGATTCAATTGACACTGCGTACCATTCCTACCTACCCACCCGATCTCTCGACACTCAACCTGCCCAAACCCGTCTTAGACGCCATTGCACCGGAAGATGGCGTGGTTTACGTATGCGGAGCAACCGGCTCTGGAAAAAGCACCCTACTCGCCGCTATCATCAAGGAGATCGCAAAAGATCCCAATAGCCATAGAAAAATTTTAACTTATGAAGCGCCTATAGAATTCGTATTTGACGCCATTGATAAGCCCACCGCCATCGTCAGCCAATCAGAAATCCCCATGCACCTCCCTTCTTTCGCGGCTGGCGTCAGAAATGCTCTAAGGCGCAAACCACGTCTAATCCTGGTAGGTGAATCCCGCGACACCGAAACCATTAGCGCCGTACTAGAAGCCGCCTTAACCGGCCATCCGGTTTACACGACCGTACACAGTAACGGCGTCGCCGAAACCCTACGCCGCTTAGTAGGCGCTTTCCCCCCCGAAGAACTACAAGCCCGCACCATAGACATCATTGAAACCATCCGTCTGGTCATCTGGCAAAAACTCGTACCCACCGTCGATGGCAAACGCGTCGCCTTACGTGAATATCTAGTTTTTGATGAGGATACCCGCGATCAACTGTTATCCGTCGATCCAGAAAAAGTCACAGCCATCACCCGCCGCCTGGTCAATGAAAGGGGGCAGCCTATGATAAAAGACGCTGAACAGAAATTTAATGAAGGGATTATTTCGGAACGTGAATATAATCTACTTGTGCGCAGCTCACGTTCTAGTGAGTCAGGATAA
- a CDS encoding type IV secretion system DotC family protein, whose protein sequence is MSKINLNIEATRRLVITHFSDFAQNISNDGKLWRILSKLVFIFIAATLITACSSNKKPPPPSIINGYPATATDGSQVNQIRQSILTETATSMGAQSGLAWASQRINKILDMNERNLDQTFNFHALLLNQNVLPPVLTQGEKALNLDNPETLRLADRVFKIESPPRFVTAPPSWREYLYMNYEQPEKPPGSLLPRTDEERKIWNDAVAEGWQDGIQQANSIFSENMGRLKRDYNGMITYRVLLAQNMVTAPFVAKTDLGVTGDDNQMRINDQVLRITATSKLIPNSKKWKAIVLPGTDGAIRKQGTEGTEMLE, encoded by the coding sequence ATGAGCAAAATTAATTTGAACATCGAAGCAACCAGAAGACTAGTTATCACGCATTTCTCAGATTTTGCCCAAAACATCAGTAACGATGGCAAATTATGGAGAATACTTAGCAAATTGGTCTTTATTTTTATTGCTGCCACACTGATAACTGCTTGCTCCAGCAACAAAAAACCACCTCCGCCCAGCATTATCAATGGCTACCCTGCCACAGCAACCGACGGTTCACAAGTCAATCAAATACGCCAAAGCATTTTAACCGAAACGGCTACCAGCATGGGCGCACAAAGCGGGTTAGCTTGGGCATCACAGCGCATTAATAAAATACTAGACATGAACGAACGTAATCTCGATCAGACTTTTAACTTCCACGCCCTACTTCTTAACCAAAACGTGTTACCCCCGGTCTTAACCCAAGGCGAAAAAGCCTTAAACCTAGACAATCCTGAAACGCTGCGTTTAGCCGATAGAGTTTTTAAAATTGAAAGCCCTCCACGTTTTGTCACCGCCCCACCTTCGTGGCGAGAATACTTATATATGAACTATGAGCAGCCGGAAAAACCCCCGGGTTCCTTATTACCCCGTACCGACGAAGAGCGTAAAATATGGAATGATGCCGTGGCAGAAGGTTGGCAGGATGGTATTCAACAAGCGAATTCCATCTTTTCTGAAAATATGGGACGTTTAAAACGCGATTATAATGGCATGATTACCTATCGCGTCTTGCTAGCACAAAACATGGTCACAGCACCGTTTGTCGCCAAAACTGATTTAGGCGTAACAGGAGATGACAACCAAATGCGCATTAACGACCAGGTATTGCGCATTACAGCAACTTCCAAGCTAATACCTAATAGCAAAAAATGGAAGGCCATTGTCCTGCCAGGCACTGACGGCGCCATCCGCAAACAGGGAACTGAAGGTACGGAAATGCTGGAGTAA
- a CDS encoding DotA/TraY family protein, producing MTRIVKNCFIVLLMLLPVAAFADISSLNLHFFTPPQGDYSVSLLERTFGAVGNVLHGRGNQIIGIVLGVFNAVWVIVIGLGILFVVWDTVITAAQSGEMMQSRGKKTVFTILRIVMGFALVVPSKATGYSMAQNGVVWVVVQGVGLADQITQKLHDYLQAGGQTFTSKPSTSADTNFLMPIAANVLKAEVCMYKLQDIADERKKLRDEALKESGSSTDAGSELAKIGYSINVGENSGNITFGSKNPAYSPNKAGEPEYLNDCGQVDWDASAVGLPMASDAERVSARKTLAGYMQAAVTEMALNLQPVARELASLNSSDTTSADSIAQRAATAMAGAGTSFATLLDPLKKAVAVSAETELKNSLTTLNNRGWIFTPMMVIAPGLYNLTSIKLSDYAPAAKLTDIGSSTIGVLKEIDGTEKQQIITAMAKVDANYVSKANEYLKLMDDNSQWSGIDFAALYTGTRDASYLEHLNGIFDATKWSLDAGATAAAGLLEVPKGVTEFFKDVGDFFDADTSKLQNGIDKITSAQQSVRDMVGNASGNLDALVDDILSAKDLAVKGGMTTQLQDLTGQLGPLGPLYATIMTAMIGRSMESLEGHLFNPKFNAMASSIYVGGEMMVSAMESTFQAGKILFVGTLVKAAVDGLNQVVSAIPYVGGAVGGIVSIGSNLVHKGIETFSTFHIALSVMLFAGGVLLYIVVPLTFVVAFAAICLRWIGMVMINVLGAPIFCFNLIRSDGEGMIGRGERFLADLAKTALTPAILAIGAVAYLTLFNIGYLLITSILSEFLPMLAKAYNDPILVPVSLAVILMVFSTLMVYISQTLANLCTAELVNHVTGTIGDTIQHLHDQGVVEQMKGSVTKGSDKMSGGIKSMTSSGSGMGPKL from the coding sequence ATGACCAGAATAGTAAAAAATTGTTTCATTGTTCTCTTGATGCTGTTGCCGGTCGCGGCATTTGCTGATATTTCCAGTCTGAATTTGCATTTCTTCACGCCACCACAAGGTGATTATTCAGTTAGCCTTTTAGAGCGAACTTTTGGTGCTGTCGGCAATGTTTTGCATGGCCGGGGTAACCAAATCATCGGTATTGTTCTTGGTGTTTTCAATGCGGTGTGGGTCATTGTGATTGGCCTTGGTATTTTATTTGTGGTATGGGATACCGTGATTACTGCGGCACAAAGCGGAGAAATGATGCAGAGTCGCGGTAAGAAAACGGTATTTACGATTTTGCGTATTGTGATGGGTTTCGCTTTGGTAGTACCGAGTAAAGCCACTGGATACTCCATGGCGCAGAACGGCGTAGTATGGGTCGTAGTCCAAGGCGTGGGTTTAGCAGATCAGATTACGCAAAAGTTACATGATTATTTGCAGGCAGGAGGTCAGACTTTTACTTCTAAACCTTCTACCTCTGCGGATACAAACTTTTTAATGCCGATTGCAGCTAATGTGCTTAAGGCTGAGGTCTGCATGTATAAGTTGCAGGATATCGCAGATGAAAGAAAAAAATTACGCGATGAAGCGTTAAAAGAATCAGGAAGTTCCACTGATGCCGGTAGCGAACTGGCTAAGATTGGTTATAGCATTAATGTAGGTGAAAATTCGGGGAATATTACTTTTGGCAGCAAAAACCCGGCGTATAGTCCTAATAAAGCGGGTGAACCTGAATATCTCAATGATTGCGGGCAAGTTGACTGGGATGCTAGTGCGGTTGGCCTGCCAATGGCGAGTGATGCTGAAAGAGTGAGTGCCCGGAAAACGCTAGCGGGTTATATGCAAGCGGCTGTCACTGAAATGGCGTTGAATTTGCAACCTGTAGCCAGAGAGCTGGCTTCTCTTAATTCGAGCGATACCACTAGCGCAGATTCTATAGCGCAAAGAGCCGCAACTGCGATGGCAGGTGCTGGCACTAGTTTTGCCACATTACTTGACCCACTGAAAAAAGCGGTTGCAGTGAGTGCAGAGACCGAACTGAAAAATTCGTTGACTACGCTGAACAACAGAGGGTGGATTTTTACCCCGATGATGGTTATAGCGCCTGGGTTATATAATTTGACCTCAATAAAACTCTCCGATTATGCGCCTGCTGCTAAATTGACGGATATTGGCAGTTCTACCATCGGTGTGCTTAAAGAGATAGATGGAACCGAAAAACAGCAGATAATCACGGCAATGGCGAAAGTGGATGCCAACTACGTTAGCAAAGCGAATGAGTATTTAAAGCTGATGGATGACAATAGTCAGTGGTCGGGTATTGATTTTGCCGCACTGTATACAGGTACCCGCGATGCGAGTTATCTCGAGCATCTTAATGGTATATTTGATGCGACTAAATGGTCTTTGGACGCGGGTGCAACTGCGGCCGCAGGTTTATTAGAAGTACCTAAGGGTGTAACAGAGTTTTTTAAAGACGTAGGTGATTTTTTTGATGCCGATACTTCAAAGTTACAAAATGGCATAGATAAAATCACATCAGCACAGCAAAGTGTCCGTGATATGGTGGGTAATGCCAGTGGTAACTTGGATGCCTTGGTTGATGACATTCTAAGTGCTAAGGACTTGGCGGTAAAAGGTGGTATGACTACGCAACTGCAGGATTTAACAGGTCAATTGGGTCCTTTAGGTCCGCTTTATGCGACGATTATGACTGCTATGATTGGCCGGAGTATGGAAAGTCTGGAAGGTCATTTGTTTAACCCGAAATTTAATGCCATGGCCAGTTCTATTTATGTAGGTGGCGAGATGATGGTGTCGGCTATGGAGTCGACTTTCCAAGCGGGTAAGATTCTGTTTGTTGGGACATTAGTTAAAGCTGCTGTGGATGGTTTGAACCAGGTGGTGAGCGCTATTCCTTATGTCGGCGGTGCTGTTGGCGGAATTGTGAGTATAGGCTCCAATCTGGTCCATAAAGGTATTGAGACTTTTTCGACCTTCCATATTGCGCTTTCAGTGATGTTATTTGCCGGTGGTGTGTTGTTATATATTGTAGTGCCGCTGACCTTTGTGGTGGCGTTTGCTGCAATTTGTTTGCGCTGGATTGGTATGGTGATGATTAATGTCCTGGGTGCGCCTATTTTTTGCTTTAACCTAATCCGTTCAGATGGTGAGGGGATGATAGGACGCGGGGAAAGGTTCTTGGCTGATCTGGCTAAGACGGCATTAACTCCGGCGATTCTAGCAATTGGTGCTGTGGCCTATTTGACGCTGTTTAATATTGGTTATTTGTTGATTACCTCCATTCTATCAGAATTCTTGCCGATGTTGGCTAAAGCGTATAATGACCCGATTTTAGTACCGGTGTCGCTAGCTGTGATATTAATGGTATTTTCGACCTTAATGGTGTACATCTCGCAGACTTTGGCTAATTTGTGTACTGCGGAGTTGGTAAACCATGTGACCGGTACCATTGGGGATACCATACAGCATCTGCATGATCAGGGTGTGGTTGAGCAGATGAAGGGTAGCGTGACCAAAGGCAGCGATAAGATGTCGGGCGGCATAAAGAGCATGACCAGCAGTGGTTCAGGTATGGGGCCTAAGCTATAG